Sequence from the Clostridium saccharobutylicum DSM 13864 genome:
TGATTTATACGCATTAGAAACAGCATTTAAGATTAGGGAGAGCAAAGGTGGTAATGTTAAGGTTTTAAGTATGGGTCCTAACCAAGCATTAAGTGTAATTAAAGAAGCATATACAATGGGTGCTGATGAAGGCACATTATTATCAGATAGAAAGTTCGGAGGAGCAGATGTTTTAGCGACATCATATACAATAGCGCAAGGTGTAAAGAAGATGGGAGATTTTGAACTTATAATTTGTGGAAAACAAACTACAGATGGAGACACTGCTCAAGTTGGATCTGAAATGGCAGAGTGGTTAAACATACCTCATGTAGCTAATGTTAAAAGTATAGTTGAAGTAGGAGATTCATCAATTACGGTTGAAATGGACATGCCTGAAAGTATTGAGACAGTAAAAATAGCATATCCATGTTTAATTACTGTTGATAAGGGAATATTTGAACCAAGATTACCTTCTTATAAAAAGAAATTATCAACAAAAGATAGAGATATTAAAATATTAAGTCTTAATGATTTTGATGATAATGATGAAAAACATTATGGACTTAATGGTTCACCTACTCAGGTAGAAAGAATATTTCCACCAGAAGTTAATAATGATAGAGAAATGTGGACAGGTAGTTCAGGTGAATTAAGTGGAAGAATAGAGAAAAAATTAAAGGAATTAAAATTTATTTAGGTATTTAGATAATTAATGCGTTGGTCCTATGAAAATTAAAAAGGAGGAAGAAAATATGGCAAAGTTAGTTGTAAATCAAGAAAAGATATCAAATATTGAAGAGTTAATAAAAATATGTCCTTTTGGTGCTCTTGAAAATCATAATGGTATAGTTGAAATAAGTGGAGCATGTAAGATGTGTAGGCTTTGTGTTAAAAAAGGACCTAAGGGTGCAGTTGAATATATAGAAGAGGAAATTAAGAAAATAGATAAAAGTCTTTGGAATGGAATTGGAGTTTATGTTGATCATGTAAATGGTGAAATTCATCCTGTCACTTATGAGCTTATAGGTAAGGCAAAAGAATTAGCAAGTAAGATAAATCAACAAGTTTATGCCGTATTTATTGGAAGTAATATTGCTTCTAAAGCTGAAGAAATACTGCATTATGGCGTAGATAAGGTGTTTGTATATGATGATGATGAACTAAAGTATTTTAGAATAGAACCATATACAGCAGCATTTGGAGATTTTATAAACAATGTTAAGCCAACAGCCATATTAGTAGGGGCAACAACTATAGGCAGGTCGCTTGCACCAAGAATAGCTGCAAGATTTAAAACTGGACTTACAGCCGATTGTACAATATTAGATATAAAAGAAAATACAGATTTAGTTCAAATTAGACCGGCATTTGGAGGTAATATAATGGCTCAAATAGTTACCCCAAATTCAAGACCGCAACTAGCAACAGTCAGATATAAAGTTATGACAGCACCAAAAAGAAGCGAAAAAGTTACAGGCGAGATAGTTAACTGCAAAATAGAAAAAGGAAAATTAAGATCAGGTATCACAGCTCTTAATATAAAGAAAAAAGATACAGAGGTTGGAATAAGTGATGCAGAAGTAATTGTAGCAGCAGGAAGAGGCATTAAATCAGAAAAAGATTTAGAATTAGTGAAACAATTAGCAAAAGTTTTGGGAGCAGAATTTGCATGTACTAGACCATTAATTGAAGCAGGCTGGGTTGATGCGAAACGACAAATAGGGTTGAGTGGAAGAACCGTAAGGCCAAGACTTATTATAACTTGTGGAATATCTGGAGCAGTTCAATTTACTGCAGGAATGAATAATTCAGATTATATATTTGCTATAAATACTGATGAAAAAGCACCAATATTTGAAGCTGCTCATTATGGAGTTGTTGGTGATATATATGAAGTAATTCCACAACTTATAGAAAAAATAAAAATGGCTAAGGAGGCATAGATTATGGATTACAAAGAAGTTGAATTAAAGGACTATGAATATATATTATCAGTTACAGGAAATGATAGAGAAAGAGTTTTTTTTAAAGATGGAATAAATGAGGATTATAGCCATGATGAATTAGGTGGAATAAGACAAATGCCTGATGTAGTAGTTCAAGCTATTAGTACAGAAGAAGTTTCAAGTGTAATGAAATATGCTTATGAAAATAATATTCCTGTAACTCCAAGGGGATCAGGGACAGGACTGGTTGGAGCAGCAGTTCCACTTAAGGGCGGAATAGTTATAGATCTTAGCAAAATGAATAAAATATTAGAATTAGATGAGGAAAATCTTACTTTAACATTGGAGTCAGGCGTATTGCTAATGGAAATAGGCAAATATGTTGAGCAATTTGATTTATTCTATCCACCAGATCCAGGTGAAAAATCAGCAACAATTGGTGGTAATATAAACACTAATGCAGGTGGAATGAGAGCTGTAAAATATGGAGTGACTAGGGATTATGTAAGGGGATTAGAAGTAGTACTCCCAAATGGAGAGGTAGTAAACTTAGGCGGAAAAGTAGTTAAAAATAGTTCTGGATATTCATTAAAAGATTTAATTATTGGTTCTGAAGGAACTTTAGGAATAGTGACAAAGGCAATTTTAAGATTGCTTCCACTTCCTAAAAAAGCAGTGAGTCTACTTATTCCATTTGAAAGCCTTGAAAGAGCAATAGAAACTGTACCAAAAATAATAAAATCTAAATCAATACCAACAGCAATTGAGTTTATGCAAAGAGAAGCAATATTAGCTGCAGAAGAATTTTTAGGAAAGAGCTTCCCTGATAAATCTTCAGATGCATATCTTCTATTAACTTTTGATGGGAATTCTATAGAGGAGATCGAGAAGGATTATGAGAATGTTGCTAATATTTGTTTGGAATGTGGAGCATTAGATGTATTTATTTCTGATACAGAAGAAAGACAAGAGTCAATCTGGTCAGCAAGAGGATGTTTCCTTGAAGCTATTAAAGCATTAACAACTGAAATGGATGAGGTTGATGTTGTTGTACCAAGAAATAAAATTGGAGATTTTGTAACTTTTACTCATGAACTTGAATGTAAATCAAATATAAGAATAAAGAGTTTTGGCCATGCTGGAGATGGAAATCTACATGTATATATATTGAGAGATGAATTAGATGAAGAATCATGGCATACAAAGTTAAGTGAAGTTATGCAAATTATGTATGACAAGGCTAAAGAATTACAAGGTCAAGTTTCTGGAGAACATGGTATAGGGTTTGCTAAGAAGGGATATTTAAAGCAATCACTTCCAAATGAATGTATTGATATAATGGAAAGAATAAAATTAGCCTTCGATCCTAAAAATATATTGAATCCAGGAAAAGTATGTGAATAGAATTATATTTTTAAATATCTTATTTATCCATAAAGCTAAGTTTTTGTTTACAATTATAAATTAATATTATAAAATAAAAGGAAAAGTAAGAGATTATGCTCTGGTAACCGTCTAGGTCCAGGGCTTTTTATTTGTAAGTGTATTTTAAATGAAAAAGGAGACATGTAGCATTGAAAGAGCAGGATAAAGAATTAACATCGAAAGTGATTGAATTTGATAAGAAAGAAACGCATCAATGTGGAATTTGTGGCGAGGATGCAATTTGTTTTAATACAGATAATAATATTTGGCTGTGTGAAAAGTGTAATGATATACAAGATGGTATGGATAAGTTTGCAGAGAAGATGGAGAAAAAGTTAAGCAAAAGAGTATATTCTTTTGATATAAATGAATTATTAAATTGTTTATCTAAAGATGAAATATATAATATAGCTAGAAATCTTGGTGCTAATAAAATTTCCAATTTAGCTAAAGGAAAATTAATAGAAAAATTAAATTCAGAATATAAAGCTTTAATAGAACAAAGACTTTATTTATTTGAAGAGGAAAGATATAAAATTTTAAAGAGTTATGTTGATAATGAAGGTATAAAAAACTTTGATGATATTGACGAAGAAGAGG
This genomic interval carries:
- a CDS encoding electron transfer flavoprotein subunit beta/FixA family protein; translation: MNILVCIKQVPGTSKVEVDPVTGVLKRDGIDSKMNPYDLYALETAFKIRESKGGNVKVLSMGPNQALSVIKEAYTMGADEGTLLSDRKFGGADVLATSYTIAQGVKKMGDFELIICGKQTTDGDTAQVGSEMAEWLNIPHVANVKSIVEVGDSSITVEMDMPESIETVKIAYPCLITVDKGIFEPRLPSYKKKLSTKDRDIKILSLNDFDDNDEKHYGLNGSPTQVERIFPPEVNNDREMWTGSSGELSGRIEKKLKELKFI
- a CDS encoding electron transfer flavoprotein subunit alpha, whose translation is MAKLVVNQEKISNIEELIKICPFGALENHNGIVEISGACKMCRLCVKKGPKGAVEYIEEEIKKIDKSLWNGIGVYVDHVNGEIHPVTYELIGKAKELASKINQQVYAVFIGSNIASKAEEILHYGVDKVFVYDDDELKYFRIEPYTAAFGDFINNVKPTAILVGATTIGRSLAPRIAARFKTGLTADCTILDIKENTDLVQIRPAFGGNIMAQIVTPNSRPQLATVRYKVMTAPKRSEKVTGEIVNCKIEKGKLRSGITALNIKKKDTEVGISDAEVIVAAGRGIKSEKDLELVKQLAKVLGAEFACTRPLIEAGWVDAKRQIGLSGRTVRPRLIITCGISGAVQFTAGMNNSDYIFAINTDEKAPIFEAAHYGVVGDIYEVIPQLIEKIKMAKEA
- a CDS encoding FAD-binding oxidoreductase; its protein translation is MDYKEVELKDYEYILSVTGNDRERVFFKDGINEDYSHDELGGIRQMPDVVVQAISTEEVSSVMKYAYENNIPVTPRGSGTGLVGAAVPLKGGIVIDLSKMNKILELDEENLTLTLESGVLLMEIGKYVEQFDLFYPPDPGEKSATIGGNINTNAGGMRAVKYGVTRDYVRGLEVVLPNGEVVNLGGKVVKNSSGYSLKDLIIGSEGTLGIVTKAILRLLPLPKKAVSLLIPFESLERAIETVPKIIKSKSIPTAIEFMQREAILAAEEFLGKSFPDKSSDAYLLLTFDGNSIEEIEKDYENVANICLECGALDVFISDTEERQESIWSARGCFLEAIKALTTEMDEVDVVVPRNKIGDFVTFTHELECKSNIRIKSFGHAGDGNLHVYILRDELDEESWHTKLSEVMQIMYDKAKELQGQVSGEHGIGFAKKGYLKQSLPNECIDIMERIKLAFDPKNILNPGKVCE